A single region of the Hoeflea prorocentri genome encodes:
- a CDS encoding DUF3419 family protein, translated as MSDAIENAGLTASTTRNLANAVYQNRLLSRRGLSERVFALFFTGLVYPQIWEDPDVDMDAMALDKGHRIVTIASGGCNILAYLTRSPAQIDAVDLNASHVALNRMKLTALEHLPSHGDVLRFFGKPDQKHNSAAYDRFIAPHLDGKSRAYWEQRTWRGSRRIAVFNGNFYRTGLLGWCITAGHLVSRLHGVNPAEIMQSRCLREQRRFFDERLAPIFDSPLVRWASSRKASLFGLGIPPAQYDELLASGSDGTMASVLKERVEKLACHFPLRENYFAQQAFSRRYDTSADTSLPAYLEADHYSTIRDGVRNVDIHHCSYTQFLRRKPEKSVDRFVLLDAQDWMRPDQLTELWSEMTRTAASGARIIFRTAGKDSIVDGKIPQALLEQWEYRDQESIACCRRDRSAIYGGFHLYIKRTQ; from the coding sequence ATGTCTGATGCGATCGAAAATGCCGGCTTGACAGCAAGCACCACGAGGAACCTTGCAAATGCGGTCTACCAGAACAGGCTCCTGTCCCGCCGGGGATTGTCCGAGCGTGTGTTTGCGCTCTTCTTCACGGGCCTTGTCTACCCTCAGATCTGGGAAGACCCGGATGTCGATATGGACGCCATGGCCCTGGACAAGGGCCACCGCATTGTCACGATCGCATCCGGCGGCTGCAATATTCTCGCCTATCTCACGCGCTCACCGGCGCAGATCGACGCGGTTGATCTCAACGCCTCCCACGTGGCGCTCAACCGTATGAAACTGACGGCGCTTGAGCATCTGCCGAGCCATGGCGATGTGTTGCGCTTCTTCGGAAAACCGGATCAGAAACACAACAGCGCAGCCTATGACCGGTTCATTGCCCCGCATTTGGACGGCAAGTCTCGGGCCTATTGGGAACAGCGCACCTGGCGCGGTTCGCGACGCATCGCCGTCTTCAACGGCAATTTCTATCGTACCGGCCTGCTTGGCTGGTGCATCACGGCGGGCCATCTCGTGTCGCGCCTGCATGGCGTCAATCCCGCCGAAATCATGCAAAGCCGGTGCCTGCGCGAACAGCGCCGCTTCTTCGACGAGCGCCTTGCGCCCATCTTCGACAGCCCCCTCGTCCGCTGGGCGTCGAGCCGCAAGGCTTCACTTTTCGGCCTTGGCATTCCGCCCGCTCAATATGATGAATTGCTCGCCTCCGGCAGTGACGGTACGATGGCATCCGTGCTGAAGGAACGGGTGGAAAAACTTGCCTGCCATTTTCCACTACGCGAAAACTACTTCGCGCAGCAGGCATTCTCGCGCCGCTACGACACCTCTGCGGATACCAGCCTGCCGGCCTACCTGGAGGCAGACCACTATTCGACAATCCGCGACGGCGTCAGGAATGTCGACATCCATCATTGCAGCTATACGCAGTTCCTCCGGCGCAAACCCGAAAAGTCCGTCGACAGATTCGTGCTGCTTGATGCGCAGGACTGGATGCGGCCTGATCAGCTGACGGAGCTTTGGAGCGAGATGACACGAACGGCGGCCTCCGGTGCCCGCATCATCTTCCGGACCGCCGGAAAGGACTCCATTGTCGACGGCAAGATACCGCAGGCGCTGCTTGAACAGTGGGAGTATAGGGATCAGGAGTCCATCGCCTGTTGCCGTCGGGACCGGTCGGCGATCTATGGTGGTTTCCATCTCTATATCAAACGCACCCAATGA
- a CDS encoding glycoside hydrolase family 25 protein produces the protein MPRFGFALIPLLLTLSSCMSYDLGLEPEVSPSRYGDSDPQYFGDRHPAKHQIHGIDVSKWQGDINWNKLRRADIAFAFIKSTEGGDHRDERFDTYWHDAKRAGIPRGAYHFFYFCRPAIEQAQWFIANTPRDRSALPPVLDVEWNHHSKTCKLRPEPTTVRREMKVFLDAVEKHYGKRPLIYTTVDFHRQNLEGHFAEYQFWLRSVADHPDNVYHRRTWHFWQYTGTGRVPGIDGDTDINVFVGNKDQWAKWLQSARSP, from the coding sequence ATGCCCCGTTTCGGCTTTGCGCTGATCCCGTTGCTGCTGACTCTGTCATCCTGCATGAGTTACGACCTCGGCCTGGAGCCTGAGGTCTCGCCATCGCGCTACGGCGATAGTGACCCGCAATATTTCGGCGACAGGCATCCTGCCAAGCATCAGATCCATGGCATCGACGTGTCGAAATGGCAGGGCGATATCAACTGGAACAAGCTGCGCCGCGCCGATATCGCCTTTGCATTCATCAAGTCGACGGAGGGCGGCGACCACCGCGACGAACGGTTCGACACTTACTGGCATGATGCAAAGCGCGCCGGCATTCCCCGCGGCGCTTATCATTTTTTCTACTTTTGCCGTCCCGCGATCGAACAGGCGCAATGGTTCATAGCCAACACGCCGCGCGACCGGTCAGCCCTGCCTCCGGTGCTGGATGTCGAGTGGAACCATCATTCCAAGACCTGCAAGCTGCGGCCAGAACCCACAACAGTGCGCCGGGAAATGAAGGTGTTCCTCGATGCCGTCGAGAAACACTATGGAAAACGGCCCCTGATCTATACAACCGTCGACTTCCACCGCCAGAACCTTGAAGGGCACTTCGCTGAGTATCAGTTCTGGCTTCGCTCGGTCGCCGATCATCCCGACAATGTCTATCACCGCAGGACATGGCATTTCTGGCAATATACCGGCACCGGCCGCGTGCCGGGGATCGACGGTGACACGGATATCAATGTCTTTGTCGGCAACAAGGATCAGTGGGCCAAATGGCTGCAGAGCGCCCGCAGCCCATGA
- a CDS encoding hydantoinase B/oxoprolinase family protein, which yields MAGKWDFWIDRGGTFTDVIGSAPDGTLIQKKLLSENPEAYRDAAVQGIRDLLGVKPGEPVPGGRIGEVKMGTTVATNALLERQGDRTLLVITSGFRDALRIAYQARPDIFAKEIILPEQLYERVVEVDERVRADGTVEAQPRAQEIRQQLQAARDDGIDAVAIVFMHSWNYPEHEATVADIAEEVGFGQISVSHRVSPLAKLVGRGDTTVVDAYLSPILRRYVQQVASDLGADSEAGSDNGPSLKFMMSSGGLTAADLFQGKDAILSGPAGGVVGMVETAGLAGFDKVIGFDMGGTSTDVAHFDGDYERAFDTEVAGVRIRAPMMRIHTVAAGGGSILDYEAGRFRAGPESAGADPGPACYRRGGPLAVTDANVMIGKLQPEFFPPIFGPGQDQPLDTDTVREKFEAMANEIGDGRSPEEVAEGFITIAVENMANAIKKISVQRGYDVTRYLLNCFGGAGGQHACLVADALGMEAILIHPFSGLLSAYGIGLAGLFASRQQALVKPLAGETQDEIVRIIENLSQEATAELKAQGVPETAVSWRPLLHLRYDGTDTPLTVAFEDRSQDKARKAFEAAHKAQFGFIYDNKPIIVEAVAVEANDNRNNAATEKDHPLSDAASKAAGTRAMFSGGEWHQASIHMRGDLSPGNALKGPALIIEANQTIVIEPGWQAEINAKNHIVLRRHEKMARQDAIGTQNADPVMLEVFNNLFMSIAEQMGITLQNTAYSVNIKERLDFSCAVFDRSGALVANAPHMPVHLGSMDRSVETIIKLNEGKIRPGDVFALNAPYNGGTHLPDITVVTPVFDDDDKTILFYVASRGHHADVGGTAPGSMTPLATTVDEEGVLIDNVLVVDQGRFCEDELIKVLTDHPYPVRNVHQNVADLKAQIAANEKGVGELRKMVENFGLNVVEAYMGHVQDNAAESVRRVIDALSESAYEYQTDTGQTIKVAITVDRKERTATVDFTGTSPVMKNNFNAPEPVTRAAVLYCFRVMVEGAIPMNAGCLRPINIVVPEGCMLKPSYPAAVVAGNVETSQHVTNAIFGALGALANSQGTMNNLTFGNDQYQYYETICSGSPAGRMNDGRGFNGTSGVHVHMTNSRLTDPEILEMRFPVLLEDFHIREDSGGTGRFSAGDGTRRTIRFLEQMECAILSSHRNRPPQGADGGGDGEVGQTVIRRLDGTHDELKACDQTVLETGEAVILTTPTAGGYGKA from the coding sequence ATGGCAGGCAAGTGGGATTTCTGGATTGATCGCGGCGGCACGTTTACCGATGTGATCGGCAGCGCGCCGGACGGGACGCTTATCCAGAAGAAGCTGCTGTCGGAAAATCCGGAAGCCTACCGCGATGCAGCCGTTCAGGGCATTCGCGATCTGCTGGGTGTCAAACCGGGCGAGCCCGTGCCGGGCGGTCGCATCGGCGAGGTGAAGATGGGCACCACCGTTGCCACCAACGCCCTGCTTGAACGCCAGGGCGACAGGACCCTCCTTGTCATCACAAGCGGCTTTCGCGATGCGCTGCGGATTGCCTATCAGGCCCGCCCCGACATCTTTGCCAAGGAAATCATTCTGCCCGAACAGCTCTATGAACGGGTCGTCGAGGTCGATGAGAGGGTCAGGGCCGACGGCACGGTTGAAGCGCAACCCCGGGCACAGGAGATAAGGCAGCAATTGCAAGCCGCGCGTGACGACGGCATCGATGCCGTCGCGATCGTCTTCATGCATTCCTGGAACTACCCCGAACACGAGGCAACTGTTGCCGACATCGCTGAGGAGGTTGGCTTCGGCCAGATCTCGGTCAGCCATCGCGTTTCGCCGCTTGCCAAGCTCGTGGGCCGCGGCGACACGACCGTGGTCGATGCCTACTTGTCGCCGATCCTGCGCCGTTACGTCCAGCAGGTCGCCTCCGACCTCGGCGCGGACAGTGAAGCCGGATCGGATAACGGCCCATCGCTGAAATTCATGATGTCGTCGGGCGGTCTGACGGCTGCCGATCTCTTTCAGGGCAAGGATGCAATCCTCTCCGGCCCCGCCGGCGGTGTTGTCGGCATGGTGGAAACGGCCGGCCTTGCCGGTTTCGACAAGGTGATCGGCTTTGATATGGGCGGAACGTCGACCGATGTCGCGCATTTCGACGGCGACTATGAACGCGCCTTTGATACCGAGGTGGCTGGCGTTCGCATTCGCGCGCCCATGATGCGCATTCACACCGTTGCCGCCGGCGGCGGTTCGATCCTTGACTATGAAGCCGGCCGTTTCCGTGCCGGCCCGGAATCAGCTGGCGCCGACCCCGGCCCTGCCTGCTATCGCCGCGGCGGGCCGCTCGCCGTCACCGACGCCAATGTCATGATTGGCAAGCTGCAACCCGAATTCTTCCCGCCCATCTTCGGCCCCGGCCAGGATCAGCCGCTCGATACCGATACGGTACGGGAGAAATTCGAGGCGATGGCCAATGAGATCGGCGATGGCCGCTCGCCCGAGGAGGTCGCGGAAGGCTTCATAACCATCGCCGTTGAAAACATGGCCAACGCCATCAAAAAAATCTCCGTGCAACGCGGCTACGACGTCACCCGCTATCTGCTCAACTGTTTCGGCGGAGCCGGCGGTCAGCATGCATGCCTTGTTGCCGATGCGCTGGGCATGGAAGCCATCTTGATCCACCCCTTCTCCGGTCTGCTGTCAGCCTACGGGATCGGCCTTGCCGGCCTCTTCGCGTCCCGTCAGCAGGCGCTGGTCAAACCCTTGGCCGGAGAAACCCAGGACGAAATCGTTCGGATCATCGAAAATTTGTCACAGGAAGCAACAGCGGAACTCAAGGCGCAAGGCGTTCCGGAAACGGCCGTTTCCTGGCGCCCTCTTCTCCATTTGCGTTATGACGGAACCGACACGCCGCTGACCGTGGCCTTCGAGGACCGATCGCAGGACAAGGCGCGCAAGGCATTCGAAGCGGCACACAAAGCGCAGTTCGGTTTCATCTATGACAACAAGCCGATTATCGTCGAGGCCGTCGCGGTCGAGGCCAATGACAACCGCAACAACGCCGCGACGGAAAAGGATCACCCCTTGAGCGATGCCGCGTCAAAGGCCGCAGGAACGCGCGCCATGTTCTCGGGCGGAGAGTGGCATCAGGCCTCGATCCACATGCGCGGCGATCTGAGCCCTGGCAACGCCCTCAAAGGTCCGGCCCTGATCATCGAAGCCAACCAGACGATCGTGATCGAACCCGGATGGCAGGCCGAGATCAACGCCAAGAACCACATTGTTCTGCGCCGTCACGAAAAAATGGCGCGGCAGGACGCCATCGGCACGCAAAATGCTGACCCGGTGATGCTCGAGGTGTTCAACAATCTCTTCATGTCGATCGCCGAACAGATGGGCATCACGCTGCAGAACACGGCCTATTCGGTCAACATCAAGGAACGGCTCGACTTTTCCTGCGCGGTGTTCGACCGTAGCGGAGCACTCGTTGCCAACGCGCCCCACATGCCGGTGCATCTGGGCTCGATGGACCGGTCCGTCGAAACCATCATCAAGCTCAACGAGGGCAAGATCCGCCCGGGCGATGTCTTTGCGCTCAATGCACCCTACAATGGCGGCACCCATCTGCCCGATATCACGGTCGTCACTCCGGTCTTCGACGATGACGATAAAACGATCCTGTTTTATGTCGCCTCGCGCGGTCACCATGCCGATGTCGGCGGAACCGCACCCGGTTCGATGACCCCGCTGGCGACAACGGTGGATGAGGAAGGCGTTTTGATCGACAACGTCCTCGTCGTCGACCAGGGCCGCTTCTGTGAAGACGAACTGATCAAGGTTCTGACCGACCACCCCTACCCCGTTCGCAACGTGCATCAGAACGTTGCGGATCTGAAAGCGCAGATCGCCGCCAACGAAAAGGGCGTCGGCGAACTGCGCAAGATGGTCGAGAATTTCGGCCTTAATGTTGTCGAGGCCTATATGGGCCATGTTCAGGACAATGCCGCCGAGAGCGTCCGTCGTGTCATCGATGCGCTGTCTGAAAGCGCCTATGAATACCAGACCGACACGGGGCAGACGATAAAGGTGGCAATCACCGTCGATCGCAAGGAGCGCACGGCAACGGTGGATTTCACCGGCACCTCTCCGGTGATGAAAAACAACTTCAATGCGCCGGAGCCGGTGACCCGTGCGGCGGTGCTTTACTGTTTCCGCGTTATGGTCGAGGGCGCGATCCCGATGAACGCCGGATGCCTGCGCCCGATCAACATCGTGGTGCCGGAAGGCTGCATGCTCAAACCGTCCTATCCGGCAGCGGTGGTCGCCGGCAATGTGGAAACATCGCAGCATGTCACCAACGCCATTTTCGGCGCTCTTGGAGCGCTCGCCAACAGTCAGGGCACGATGAACAATCTGACCTTCGGCAACGACCAGTATCAGTATTACGAGACCATCTGTTCCGGATCTCCTGCCGGACGGATGAATGACGGGCGGGGTTTCAACGGCACATCGGGTGTGCATGTTCACATGACCAACTCCCGCCTGACCGACCCGGAAATCCTGGAAATGCGTTTTCCCGTGCTGCTTGAGGATTTCCACATTCGCGAGGATTCCGGAGGCACAGGACGCTTCAGTGCCGGCGACGGGACGCGGCGCACCATACGCTTCCTCGAGCAGATGGAATGCGCCATTTTATCATCGCACCGCAACCGCCCGCCGCAGGGCGCCGATGGCGGCGGTGACGGCGAGGTCGGCCAGACGGTCATCCGCCGCCTCGACGGCACGCACGATGAACTGAAAGCCTGCGACCAGACTGTTCTGGAAACAGGAGAAGCGGTTATCCTGACGACACCCACCGCAGGCGGTTACGGCAAGGCCTGA
- a CDS encoding class I SAM-dependent methyltransferase, protein MKSSTHAARMDGVYRHQKHIYDLTRKYFLLGRDGMIREMGAPHGARILELGCGTGRNIAFAARHYPQAEFFGLDISSEMLETARKRGIDARLALADATSFDGGELFGHDRFDRIFISYALSMIPGWEATIDQALAHLSPGGSLHVVDFGDQNAMPAWFKAGLNAWLRKFHVSPRENMMNAISEKADAHGARVTGNSLYRGFAQHAAVQMA, encoded by the coding sequence ATGAAGTCCTCCACGCACGCTGCCCGCATGGATGGCGTCTATCGCCATCAAAAACACATATACGACCTGACGCGGAAATACTTCCTGCTCGGACGAGACGGAATGATCCGTGAAATGGGCGCGCCGCACGGCGCACGCATCCTGGAGCTGGGCTGCGGAACCGGACGAAACATCGCATTTGCAGCCAGGCACTATCCGCAGGCGGAATTCTTTGGCCTCGACATCTCCTCCGAGATGCTCGAAACAGCGCGAAAAAGGGGTATCGACGCCAGGCTCGCCCTTGCGGACGCCACCTCTTTCGATGGTGGCGAACTGTTCGGCCATGACCGGTTTGACCGAATTTTCATTTCCTATGCGCTGTCAATGATACCGGGCTGGGAGGCCACCATCGATCAGGCCCTGGCGCACCTGTCACCGGGCGGCTCCCTGCATGTCGTGGATTTCGGCGACCAGAACGCAATGCCCGCCTGGTTCAAGGCCGGTCTGAATGCCTGGCTGCGGAAATTCCACGTCAGCCCCCGCGAAAATATGATGAATGCGATCTCCGAAAAAGCAGATGCTCATGGCGCGCGCGTGACCGGAAACAGCCTCTATCGCGGCTTTGCGCAACACGCCGCTGTCCAAATGGCGTGA